The stretch of DNA cgacgatgagtccgcattgaccaggtacttcagtttatgttgAGGAAATTTtagaaaacaaatatttgactaaaaattttgaactcaaaaaagtgTTGTTTTCCGAACTGTTTATTTTGCCAATAAATATCAGTAAATTTTCGATAGATATTTTATCAATCATTTTCTCTCTCAATTTCATCTTTACAACAATCAAGTTCATTCCTTTTTTCTCAAAATCCACCATGGAGAATAATGTCGCCCGAGGCTTTGTGCAATatacagaaaaagaaaactaattgTTAATGTTATAGCGCAGTACTCACGTAAGTAAGcacgtttgctagcaaactgtacaatatattttgctggCGGCAGAGTGTGAACAGAAGTGAAAACCACAtgccgtacggttacacttctcagaaagccgtttggctttgtttactttttgaaaatgtgtgaaaagtgaataaaaggttaataaaaacaatgaaacaaaaatgtgGGATTTAGAGGGattggcggctcttgcattAGCGGAGGGGaggaaaatcaacaaaataagAGGCGACTTCATTGGTTAAGCCCATATTTGCAGGAAAGCAACCAGGAGGGCCGTGTGTCCATACATGTGAGTAGTATAAGTATGGAATATGTGTAAGGAACCCATCTAACAATACCCTTTTCACATTctgcagtttgaaaatatgactcAAAGTCCATGAGTATTCTTTGGCATATGTCTGGGATTAACACCTGCTGCCTTCTTGGATTGATGGAGCAACAAGGCCGTGTCAAGGAATATTTGCGCCCGTGGCGAAGTTGTAAAACGTTGCCCCCAAGCACCCTTCATATTCAAAAGTTGATAGTTTCGAGTCCAAATCGTCACCTTGGCCCCTTCACGGAACGACCCTGTAGAGCAGTacttggtcccaaaaggaaaacatctTAAAACATTTGGTTAACAGCCCAGTCGGGTCTGTGTCTTGAAAAGCaactggcgttcaaataagttaGACAacttaaaaatgcaaataaattcaatataatctcaatctataataattgtttcctttttttgccgtttgatggcctCAAGCTCGTTGagaagcacggtggtcatttAACTTTCAACTTCATCggcattgttgcctccatttgattgagactttactctctgtttgctaggAACCCTCtcggaatataaaacaaatctatatttgtcgagctgctagcaacataccaacgaataccACATAAATACTATCAttaccacacaaatactatcaataccacaaaatactatcggCTGACTTTCTAGATTTAATCGGGCAGTTTTGTTGTCGATCTGTGTACTGCCTGgcgtacagccgctagaaagtaacttgtgcgcgacatttcttatcggttccatacgaataccatccctgatttttcgatctgagtactaggctttaattagggttgtcaaatattttaaaaatatcatatcaatgatatttttttttattttaaatatcaaaatgatattaaatatatcactgaaaaaatatcgatatattcgatattttgatatttttttggttgtatgtatttgttgaAATTCGATTCCGCGATGCAGAAATACATAGTTGCCATATAGAAATCAGACCCTTGCATTTGTTTATAGCATCTTTTATTCTTATTTCAGTCTGACAATTGTTTATAACATTACCATAGTTCGtcttacatttacatataataCTCTCATaacttttattctttttcctTACCTATCAAGGAAGCATCCAAAACTCTTTTTTAAGGATTTCAAAAACACCCTTTCTTTGATATGCTTATCAGTCATGCGACTGCACGTGTCACATACCACACAATTAATAGCTGTTCtggtacttcagtttatgttgaatattataaaaaagttactgacaattttgaactcaaaaaagaagggacgtgtgagacgcttcttacgcgtcacaacttttatacccggcactcagtactacatctgtacattagcggttatttgtcaaattttaaattttttcttcatctgtcatctacatctacaacacttctcacaccaacacgctcctttagctcgccccccttccctagacccacacactgcagactcacggcagagtcagagccagcggcagaggcagagccagcggcagacggccagtgttttgccataagctgcgggacggggtgggtttggccactgaaaattaattttttcattgtagctataataatgatccaatcggatcccaatttggtgatctgatagatatggtcattccctacggaatggcgtttttggttttctgctatcttcaaaattgtagatttgggaggttttcgcccttttgcggaggcggaatggggcgtggctcattttttaaatacacttgtaacagtgtgagcacacagaagtatggatgcaaaatttggtggctctagcttttatggtctctgagatccaggcgctcaacaagacggacggacagacggacggacagacagacatggctcaatcgactcggctattgatgctgatcaagaatatatatactttatggggtcggagacgtttccttctgtgcgttacatacattcactttgtgcacaaatacaatataccgtatttactcttcgagtaccgggtataaaaagagttgtttgccgaacgaacaccagaaaaatgaggaaaatgatttgagACTACGGtgtatttacggtatattttaaggattcaatggtatatttcggtatacttACGAGGCCCCGACGGTATGTtttatcgatagttccgcTGGAAACGTGGTTTGTTGGAAGCAGCCGGAGAAAGACGACGTTGCCGTGTAACTTGTGTtcagtgaaaaaaaaaattgttgagaaaaaaaactaagGAAAAACAGTTTAAgtacacaatttataaacGAATTACTATGGAAAATCCAAGCAACGCAGATaccgctgcagccgccgcggAAAATGGCGCTAACACAGCCCAGGAGGTATCGTCGACAAGTAAGTATTCTCCGTCAGGGTGACAAAGTAGAACAGAAAActtgcatatatgtattttgcgCGAGTGTGAGAATGTTATCATAAATATTCTGCGCCGTGTTCGTATATGTGTTAAGTTAGTGCATTGCTCTGTGTTTAAAAGGGATCAATTCCATAATAGTAGCGGAGCGGGCTGCCCAAAGCgaatatttttctcttttctcacTCCCCCCTTTTACAATCGGCCATTTTACATACAGTGCACAAAAAAGTTGTCAAAAATTCCGCCATATTTCTTTCTATGCGGCTCTTGCGGTAAATGAGTTGTCAAATTCACGAAACGAAACTGTAAATCAAAGGGAATCACTGATGAATAAGGATGAGAGTAGGGAGATGACAAAACATGCCCGCTTTTTTCATGACGGTCGGTGgtattagtttttgttgttgatagTAATTACGTCATCGTGGCGCGCATTCTTATTACTGAGTGGTGCCCGCAAATACATAGTACACAGTGAATCATTTtcggcaaacattttcactGTTCTCTTGCCTGATCTGTGTTCTGGGTAGTGTTCACCCCGTGCTAATGTCATTCTTGTCGCCTGTCGGTATCCCCCTTCCCATACtcgcacacaagcacacatcACTACTctcacacatatacatatgtatattaattgAGAAATTCGCGTTTTGATGCGCTCATCGCCAAGAAATGTttagtgcgtgtgtgtgtgcctgtatGTGTGATAGAGCGCTGCCAACTTTATTGGTCATGCGTCAACATCGATATTTAAATGCtctaaaattgaattttcaaacaCGCACACCCAATTCTTTTCTGCACACATTTATGAACATGCATTCTAGTATATTCCAGTGCACCAGAATTTGTTTGTAATCATTAATTCTGCACATGCATGCacgtgtgcatgtgtgtgtgttcgttcaTGGGACAAAAAAATTCAGACATGTGGCAACCCTCGAGAATGTTTCCCATACAGTTTTTTTCGTTAAAACACAGTTCCCCCGCCAGcatttgaaagtttttgtttaGGCTAAACTGCTGATATCTGATTGTTGGTCGTGGAAACCGGTTTATCAGCTCCAATATCAGTTGAGTAATATATTTGCCTTCATTCCCGCATAAAACTGACGTGATAAAATGCCTATGCTATGAGCTCGGGTCAGCGATAAGAACAGGCGGCAGCCAgagctttctgctttttttttttttttatttaggCATTACTTGAATATGCATCATGAAAATAATATGTTGCACATATTGTTCTCTCCTCAGCTCAGCCCGTGGAGCCCACAAAGCGCTCGCTTCGTGTGCAGACCTGGAAAAAGATTCAGGAGGGCAAGGTTGGCATTGGATTTAACAACATATTCAATCGGATTCCTGCGTTTGTGGATGCCGATAAGGCAGCTGCTTTGCTCATTCAGGAGGAGGAGTTCAAGAAGGCCGGTAAGTGGACTAAGTAAACACCCATGTTCATATACATAACACCTTTTTATGTTGTTCATTCCGCAGAGCACATCAAGGTGAACATCGATCGCGCTCTCCACGACTTTAAGGAGCAGGCTTTGCTTGCTGATAAGTCTGTCTATTTGCCCAGCACCCGCGACTCGTCGGCGCTGTGTCTTAAGGTTGATGTACCAGCCGACGCCACCGaggagcagaagaaggagGCTCTGCGCGTTCAGGATATTCTCAAGTTCCGCACGGAAATAGGACTAGAGAGCAAACTGAAACTAGATCTTGTGGTGATTGGCTCCGTCGTAGTTTCACGCGAGGGCTATAGAATTGGTCGTGGCAATGGGTTTGCGGACCTGGACATTGGTCTGCTCATTGAGTTGGGTGCAATAACACCGGACACAGTGATAGCCACGATTGTGCACGATCTGCAGGTGGTGGACACTCTTCCCTTGGATCTATTTCAGAAGTACGACACACCAGTGGATATTATCGTAACGCCCACCGAAGTCATACGCGTTGCAAAGCGCTTGCCCCGTCCCAATGGTGTTTTCTGGGAGATTTTGTCTGAACGTCGCCTTAAGATCTTGcccgtgctgcagcagcttaaGGAGCAAGAAGAGAAATCAGGCAAGACAATTGCATTGAAGTCGGAGGACACTGATGTTGAGCAGCATCAAAACAACAGGCGCCGTCGTGGGCCGTTGCGTCGTCGCTTCCAACGAGGAAACCCAGGACGCACCACCTCACAGACTGACAACGAACAACAGGGCgtaagtaaaatatttgataaatCTGTATAAagggtatatgtatattcttttTACTGATGTGTGTTTAACCGATGCAGGAAAATACCCAGAAACGCGCTCCACGCCGTAAGGGTCGTTTCGTCAACCGCCGCAGACGCACAACCAAGGTTAATTTTATGGTAGTTCGTGCCTTGTGGATCACCTGCTTacactttaatttatttgcagtctGAGGGCGATCAGTCTGCAGTTGAGGGAGGTGCCAAGAGTGAGGATCGTAAGTTCGATGAGGGTGGCGCTGGCGAGCGTCGTCAGACGAAGAAGAAAAACCGCGGACCGCGTGACTTTTGCGTTAAGTTGACTAACTTGACCCGTGATATTCGCGTCAAGGATCTGAAGAGTGAGCTTCGCAAGCGCGAATGCAATCCGATGTCAATCGCATGGAAGGGTATGTAGTTCAAAAATCTTTTGAGGAGAACAGTGTCTCTTTACTAACTCTAACGCTTTTCCTGACAGGCCACTTTGGAAAGTGCTTCCTCTACTTTGGCAACCGCAATGGTACTCCCAGCACCCAGGACGATGTCGACAAGGTGTTGAAGTCACTGAACGATCTCTCGCTGACCATCACCACCGGTGGCGAGCCGGCCCCGGCAGTCACAGCTGTTGCTGAGGGTGATGTAGTGAAGTCAGAGCCAGCCGAGTCTGCAGAGCCAGCGCAGACGAAAACCATAAACGTACATGTCGAGCTGATCAAGTTTGGCACCAAGAAGAGTGGTGGCGCTGCCAATGCAGGCGCTGTCGAGGAGGGCAACGATGTCGATGAAGGTGCGCTGAACGGGGCAGAGCCTGCTACTGTAGAGGGCGGAGACGTGAGCGCTTCACGTATCGAGTCTGTGGACACAACCACAGTATAGTATGACCAAGCGCTTAGCGCAGCCACCAAACGGCTGCGGCGGATGTCCGCCGGCAGCGCCACGCATGGAGTTCAACGAAAAAAAGTAACCTTTTGTTTAGAAAAAGccgaaaaataacaaacaaaaaatgaacatAAGCCGAACTCCAGACACCCTACatgcataaacacacacaaacacacacacacaaacaaacacacacacacaaacttaCACTCATcttcaaaacacacacatactccgATCATAATTTTTCAGCTTGTAGTTTCTTCTTCATTCTTCaaagaacagcaaaaacaacaaaattcaaaagagaagagaaaaacaGATTTTTTaaagagaacagaacacaacacaaataacTGACGCTTTTCTaaacaattgcatttgtttttgcttaagaaaaacaaaagaaaaattcgTTAAACCTTGTAAGCTATTCAACTTAATTGAATCTTTGAAATACTCCTTCCACAAATGCAGAGTGGAACACGATTTCTACACAGAAACAATAATTCACACACTTGCTCTTAACGCTTCTCGAAGTTAATGCTCCCTTTCTTGGGACTTTCTTGATTATTTATCTACATTCTCACACTCGCAACGAGACCCAGCGACCATCTTCCGACCGCACCACACCCCGCAATGCAGTTGAGCTGCTGACGACGGGGTGTGTGAGATGGGAGTGATGGTGGAAAGATGTTAAAATGATATTCGTCACATGTGAAATTAAACTAACCGTGAAAGCCCACAAATGAAATCGAGAGACCGCGGATAGAACcagagaaattaaaaattattaacatGTTGCATTTTGCTGATAAATAATATACAGAAGGGGATTAGTTTATTATCGTAATTTGGTTAGTGTTTTGCCACTTTCGACACAAACACCAATCCAATAATAACACCAAcccaaaactaaaataaataacgaGAGATCAACAAGTGCGTGAATACAACAATTATACATACAGAACATAATTATTTACTCTTTTTTATACAAAGAAAGgcattacaaaaaatatgtgaaacatgaataaaatataacttgaaataaaaacttcaaaaaaatcgaaattacGCTGCCAGTTTGATTGAGCTCTTGCGAACATTCGAAAAGAAAGAGGTAAACCAACCCCGCTTGGTGCAGTGCctctttacatttattttgatttcagCTAACATCTAACCACACAtacgcacatatgtacatatgtatgtacaaaggGACTTAGACTTAAGACTTAGATAGATAATATAAATACCCTTAAAGACATccaattataaattattctTAGTTTTATGTGTTATATCTACACGTTCAGCGGAACTTGAAAAAAGGTGCTGGTCGTCCAATCATCGTTCGGTTCGGTGCAGGCTATGTGTTTGGGGCATGGGGCGTTTGGGTGTGTTCGCAGTGAAACCTGTTACGTTGCCATATGAtgatacatgtgtacatatatttttcattagTTCCTTGCGGAGGGAGGGTTCGGGTGACAGTCATAGTTTTTTGACACTACTTTTGTGCCGTGATCGTTGCCTTGTCCAAAGTGTTGTAGAGCTGTGTCGGGGTGGCAGCAATGGCTCCGCCGGCTGTGCCCTGCGGGGAGGGCGTGCGATCTATGAATTCAATGCTGTCACTCTCTTTGCAGGCGGAGCACCTTGAGCTTCTAGATGGTGAATTCGTGACAGCTGGAGCGTGCGCCGTGGTGGGAGTGGAGATCGTGGGGTTTGCTGCATGGCTAATAGACGTGGAAGTGGACGAAGCGGGCTTCTCTTGGATGGGGGCCAAGCTGTTGACTATAGAGTTGGCCATGGCCAACTCGAGCTCCCGCTGCCAGtcgttctctttctgttcCATGTTCCTCCGCTTGAGCTCTTTGTACCGATTGTAGACGATGAACTCTTTGACGAGCACGGTCTCGGGATCGCTGTCTCGTTGTGCTGAGCGCTGTTTGGCTAgacgcttcttttttttgtgcagcgGCCGCGTCTCCACAATCATCTCCTCCAGTTCCAGGCAGGGGTCGCAGTTCAGGTGGTCTTCGGGAGGCTTGAAGATGGGCTTTATTTTCTTCTCGAGCACCTGCTGAAAGTCAATGTTCCTCAGCAACGGGGTCTGATGCAGCTCCTGCTGGGTGCTGATCCTGCCGCCGGGATACGTGGAGAGCAGCTGCAAGAAAGTTGAGATGGGTCTGATACGACAATCAATGGAATGGCGCACGCAAGCAACACACCTTTTGCAGCAGATCAATGAAGTTGCTGCTCCAATGGCGGGGATAGTGCACTGGTGTGTTCAGGATGTTCTTGATCTCCGCCAGGGGCGTGTTCGAGTGCACCACAAAAGGGCGGACGTTGCTTCGCATCTCGTAGGCCACAACGCCCAGGGACCACCAGTCCACTGGGTAGCTATAGCCAGCTGTAATTCAATTGAAACAATCAGGAAGCAGTCAATTATCGCCAcctccattccatttccagctgctgctcagggCTCTTCTTGAATTAATTcagttgctgcctgctgggcAGACACACTCACCCACTTCGTCCagggcacacaaaaacacctCTGGCGCCATATACGGCTTCGTCCCCGACATGCTGCAGGCCATCGCATCTTTCTGCAGCCTTGTCGCAATATTAAAATCAGTCAAATGAGCGTGTCCTGGAATTAATATCTCGTCAGTGGGTGCGGGACTTTCCTTAAGCATGCAAGTGGCTCCTTCAACTGAGCGTAGCAGTGGGTGGTAAACTAATTGCGTTTGATTTTCTGTTCCATGAATTCATGCATAGTGTCTACGTACTCGTCCTATTTCTCACTTTTCCCCTTACCACCCATGGCTACACAATCTGTTTGCAATACCAATTTAGTGCCCTTTGCAATGCTCATGAAGGAAATTCATTCGAGAATCTTAAGTCGAACAAGATTGGTGCACTTGCAACAGGATCTATTAGAAATTCAACAGATAGATGTTTGTTTGGCATCCATCCATAATTCCTTATCTAGACAGAATgaagaaaacaatttcccGTCGCTGATTCTGTGTTATTTGAATGAATAAGTCTCAAATCCAGTATCTagcatacatgtatgtatgtatattaaacTGCGGCTGCTATTCCAACGTTGCCATGAACATCTCGTTAGATCGCCTAAATGTCATTAAATATACTTCCGTCCGTTCTAATAGTGTCTGATAGTCCTGCTCAGTTAGTGAATGAGCAATTTTTACCGTCTCCGGAGGAGCTTCTGTGGCCGTACAGTGGCTGGGTTCTGGCTCAGAGCTTTCCGTATAAAATTAATACGTTTTTGAGCACGACCTCAATGACATTATTTTGAATTATGGACGCGGATTGCCTGGCTGTTGTCTCAGAAAATGAAAGGGCAAAACTTTCACGACCCACGTCCAACCTGTTATCCGCATACTCACCGCCATCATCCAATAGAATATTATCTGGCTTGATGTCCCTGTGGACCACCCGTTGTGTCTGCAGGTACTCCAGCGCACTACCAAGTTCGCAGACTAATAAGGCCACACTCTGCTCGGAAAATTCAACCTGAAAGAAGAACAGACAGGAGTAGGAGTGGGCgtgggtgagagagagggagaggcattGGCAATGGGAGAATATAAGGGTAGATTCTGAAGCTGAGAGCTAAGAGTTGTCGTATGCGGACTTACTCGGTTCTGCAAGTGATATCTCAAATCGCCACCAGTCAACAGGTCGCATACCATGAATAAGTCCTCCTCGTCTGGGAATGGGGGTGTTGGTGTAGTTTGGTGTGTGCCAGAAGGATGAAAGGTATATGAGTTTAAATGTCAGAGTCTCGGCCTTCAAAGGAAATGCGCAGagttaatttgcattttgattggcaatcagccacagcaacagaagcggCCACGGCAGCGGGAGTGGCTCCAAGAACAGAGACAGAACCAGGAACGGAGCTGCTAAGCGGCCAAAGCTAGCTCATTTGCATTCGCGTAGTTACGACGGCGTTTGCTGGCTCTGTCTGCGCTCTGTGCGCACTTACCCTGAAACGAGAACCATAAATTGACGAGAAACGGATGCTCCAATGAGGATAGCAGCTCAACCTCCTTGATGACACCGCCAAGCGCTCCACGCATCTCGCAGGCGTTGCGACTCACATACTTCATGGCATAAAGAATGCCGCTGTCACGCTTCTGCACTATGCAGACCTGCGAATGTTGGATTGTTCGTCTCGTAAAGCGTCAGAGGATAACACCTGGGCGCACCCAAGTCGGGCAGCTGCTCTTACCTTGCCAAAACTTCCCTTGCCGATGGCACGGAGTATTTGGAAGTGATCAAAATTAACTGGAAACGAAAGAGAGATTTAATGAGTACATTAAACActttattgaaattgaacAGTTCGCACCCCCGAAATTCTAACTAAGAGTCTGGCATTTAATGGAGCTGGCAGTCTCATGGCGTCCCATCATTAGCTCCTACCGTTCGTTAGGGTACCTCGGCATGGTCTGCCTCAGCTGATGTAGTAGTCGCGGGCACAGGAAGAACGGAGGCAGAACATCGACctccagaagcagcagcttggGAAAGCTGTGCCCGACAAGCACCTCGAAATGCTCCCTGGCCAGGTAGTTGAGCCTCAGCTGGATCAGCTGCGCACGGCCATTGGTCAGAAGGAAGTCGAAGTCGTCCTTTTGCAGCGGCACCTCCAGCAGGTTGAGCTCTATCTTGGTCAGCTGCATGCGCCAGATGCGCCCCAGGAGTGCTCGACACCGCTCGCAGCTCTGGAGCATGGCCAGCTGGTCAGGCAGAGCAAgacatttcaatattttcaacAGGCACAGTTCGTCAATTCGCCACAGCTGCATGCCCCGTCCTAGGGTCCTAGGCCACTCGGTTAGGTTCGTGAGCGTTTGCGATTTCAATACGTTGTCCAGTCATGGCCGGGCTACTAGGTTGTGAGATTTGCTTTCAGTCGCCCTCTAAGCTAATTGATTTTATGTgcccccatccccatccacacTCACCGTCATCGTCGGCGAGCAGACTCGCGTCGGCTCTGCTCGATGTATTGGCCCCCATCGCGGCTACATCAATGGGTCTCAGTCTCCCCAACCAGAGAATCCACCTCGGGCTGTTGAATTCCAATTGATTCGGTTGTGGCCCGTCCCTGTGGTGTTCCTTGTCAGGTCCTTGTCCGTTCTAGCGGCCTCTGCCTGCAGGAGTGGATGCGGAGGGGTGTGCACTCTCAGCGGAGTATGGGTGTGTTCTGTTTGTGGACTCTTGTATCTGCACTCGCACTTGTGGACACGGTTGCAAGCTCGATCCGACTGAAACGATAGACAGAGTGGGGATGAGTGCAAATGGAATAAATAGTCCGGCATGTGTAGCTCCATTTCTGTTGTCGATCTACGGAACCAtccaaaaaatgaataaagttTTGATTGTGCCTCTATACTATATTTCCTATAGAGTCTATAGGCAATTTAGTGTTGATGAAGCTGATAGACATGCCGATTAATTAGCAAGCATTACGTGTTCATATCTAGCACAAGATCAAGTACATGTGGAGCATGACTTATAGTCCAGATTACTATTTAAAAACTTGCCGCAAAATCTGGGAAACTATTTTCTCAGGCTTGATGCGATCAGAGCTGGCTGAGCAAGGATCAAACTTCTCCAACCAGATATCGGTagacaaacaaacactcaGTCGGAAAGTTCCGCTCAGCTAAAATTAACACAACCGATCCATATATCtacaaaacatacatattAGTGGACGCCATTGGTAAGCCCTCGCCATGAACTGCGGCGACTCCATTAACATATTGGCGAAGGGAAGCGACTTCCAGGCCATTATACGGCCCCAAAACTGACGTCGCAGGACAGTCCGATCTCGTCGATGTCCATCGACTGCATGGCCAAAATGACAAATTCGAATCGCCTCAAGATGCTGGTAAAGCGGAATGTGCGCATGAAAGTCATTCAGCTGGCCCAATGTCCGGCCAAGCAGGAGTATGATCGCATCCGACGTGATCTGTAATTAAGGCGTATGGAGCTCCAGCCCCAGCTTCTGGCCCGTCTCGACGGCAAAATGCGCAGGTCCTACGAAAACTCTGTGGCCATGACCTATCAGCATTTCCCGGCAATGGGCCCTGGCAATGGCAGGACTCACCAGCGAGGACTCGAGAACAGACTACCTCTGCCCAACCCTTGGAAGCCGACGTGCAACGCCTTGCACCTAGCCAGCGTTCAGGACACCTCGTTTTAAGTCGTATGTACACGTACAGAAGCGCTATCGTacgcagctgcagaagctgatCGAGATGGCTTCAATAATCATTTTTACAATATGCTCGCTCCGGTCATCTCTTTGGGCTGCTTGGAGAATGCCATCAAGCTACTGAAAGTCTGGAGCCGCTAATGGCCCTttcggacacacacacacacagtcgaaTCATCGACGAGCTGATCGGAGACCTGCGAGGACGAAGCGACGTCGTAGTCGGGGGCGACTTCAACGCCTGGGCCCTGGAGTGGGGGTCCTCCCTAACCAACGCTAGAGGACGCACGGTGCTGGAGGCCTTCGCTACCGTGGACATGGTGCTGCTCAACGAAGGATCCCAACAGACGTTCAGCAGGGGAGGCATGGGGTCAGTCATCGACCTCACATACGTCAGCAGCGCGTTGGCCAGAAACTCCAGTTGGAGAATCAGCGACGCCTACACAGCTAGCGACCACGAGGCCATCGAGTGCGTGCTTGGCGGACCGGTTCGGAGAAGAGCAGCTCCTACCCAGCTAAAGAAGGCGAATCGGCAGGGCACGCTGAGGACTCAGGCCTTTGCAAGCGCCCTCAGGACCTACACGGCATCAGAGTCCGATGGAGCCAACGAGTGGGCGACCCATCTGGGGATGCAGTGGAAGCGGCCTGCGACCTGAGCATGGTCCAGCGAAGCGCGTTTGGGAAGCACCATGCCCCAGTCTTCTGGTGGAACGAGGACATCGCCGAGCTCCGCAAAATCTGCTACAGCGGGAGCAGACAGTTTCAACGAGCCAGGGGAACTCCGCGACTAGTTACCTGCTGCGAGGCATACAAAGTCGCGCGGAAGGAGCTGAAGACCGCCTTTagagacagcaaaagagaATGCTTCCTCAAGCTGTGCGACGCCGCCGAGGAG from Drosophila subobscura isolate 14011-0131.10 chromosome O, UCBerk_Dsub_1.0, whole genome shotgun sequence encodes:
- the LOC117896134 gene encoding methenyltetrahydrofolate synthase domain-containing protein — protein: MENPSNADTAAAAAENGANTAQEVSSTTQPVEPTKRSLRVQTWKKIQEGKVGIGFNNIFNRIPAFVDADKAAALLIQEEEFKKAEHIKVNIDRALHDFKEQALLADKSVYLPSTRDSSALCLKVDVPADATEEQKKEALRVQDILKFRTEIGLESKLKLDLVVIGSVVVSREGYRIGRGNGFADLDIGLLIELGAITPDTVIATIVHDLQVVDTLPLDLFQKYDTPVDIIVTPTEVIRVAKRLPRPNGVFWEILSERRLKILPVLQQLKEQEEKSGKTIALKSEDTDVEQHQNNRRRRGPLRRRFQRGNPGRTTSQTDNEQQGENTQKRAPRRKGRFVNRRRRTTKSEGDQSAVEGGAKSEDRKFDEGGAGERRQTKKKNRGPRDFCVKLTNLTRDIRVKDLKSELRKRECNPMSIAWKGHFGKCFLYFGNRNGTPSTQDDVDKVLKSLNDLSLTITTGGEPAPAVTAVAEGDVVKSEPAESAEPAQTKTINVHVELIKFGTKKSGGAANAGAVEEGNDVDEGALNGAEPATVEGGDVSASRIESVDTTTV
- the LOC117896135 gene encoding serine/threonine-protein kinase 32A-like isoform X1, which translates into the protein MGANTSSRADASLLADDDVNFDHFQILRAIGKGSFGKVCIVQKRDSGILYAMKYVSRNACEMRGALGGVIKEVELLSSLEHPFLVNLWFSFQDEEDLFMVCDLLTGGDLRYHLQNRVEFSEQSVALLVCELGSALEYLQTQRVVHRDIKPDNILLDDGGHAHLTDFNIATRLQKDAMACSMSGTKPYMAPEVFLCALDEVAGYSYPVDWWSLGVVAYEMRSNVRPFVVHSNTPLAEIKNILNTPVHYPRHWSSNFIDLLQKLLSTYPGGRISTQQELHQTPLLRNIDFQQVLEKKIKPIFKPPEDHLNCDPCLELEEMIVETRPLHKKKKRLAKQRSAQRDSDPETVLVKEFIVYNRYKELKRRNMEQKENDWQRELELAMANSIVNSLAPIQEKPASSTSTSISHAANPTISTPTTAHAPAVTNSPSRSSRCSACKESDSIEFIDRTPSPQGTAGGAIAATPTQLYNTLDKATITAQK
- the LOC117896135 gene encoding serine/threonine-protein kinase 32A-like isoform X2, whose translation is MGANTSSRADASLLADDDVNFDHFQILRAIGKGSFGKKRDSGILYAMKYVSRNACEMRGALGGVIKEVELLSSLEHPFLVNLWFSFQDEEDLFMVCDLLTGGDLRYHLQNRVEFSEQSVALLVCELGSALEYLQTQRVVHRDIKPDNILLDDGGHAHLTDFNIATRLQKDAMACSMSGTKPYMAPEVFLCALDEVAGYSYPVDWWSLGVVAYEMRSNVRPFVVHSNTPLAEIKNILNTPVHYPRHWSSNFIDLLQKLLSTYPGGRISTQQELHQTPLLRNIDFQQVLEKKIKPIFKPPEDHLNCDPCLELEEMIVETRPLHKKKKRLAKQRSAQRDSDPETVLVKEFIVYNRYKELKRRNMEQKENDWQRELELAMANSIVNSLAPIQEKPASSTSTSISHAANPTISTPTTAHAPAVTNSPSRSSRCSACKESDSIEFIDRTPSPQGTAGGAIAATPTQLYNTLDKATITAQK